Proteins encoded within one genomic window of Episyrphus balteatus chromosome 1, idEpiBalt1.1, whole genome shotgun sequence:
- the LOC129906538 gene encoding uncharacterized protein LOC129906538, with protein sequence MRSQYTYGIKSMQSPTGNSRFIDKPFFTVDPTPMCYFYNVTFKEILRPALTGSSTFPEIPPAGLCPIPKGTYYVKDMAVDEDKIPFHLSRGLWKLEATIYRGNTLVGGYRVFAKVEENHYKE encoded by the exons ATGAGAAGTCAATATACG TATGGAATTAAATCTATGCAAAGTCCGACTGGAAATAGCCGTTTCATTGACAAACCCTTTTTCACAGTTGATCCGACCCCGATGTGTTACTTTTACAATGTAACTTTTAAGGAGATTCTTCGCCCAGCACTAACGGGTTCTTCAACTTTTCCTGAAATACCACCGGCAGGATTGTGTCCCATTCCAAaa ggaacTTATTATGTCAAGGACATGGCTGTAGATGAAGACAAAATTCCCTTTCACTTGTCACGTGGTCTTTGGAAACTAGAAGCAACTATATATAGAGGTAATACTCTTGTTGGTGGCTACAGGGTTTTTGCTAAAGTTGAAGAAAACCATTATAAAGAATGA
- the LOC129920930 gene encoding uncharacterized protein LOC129920930 produces MALYLIQEHLSNLTSTIVIAEHSSIPEYENTNAQLLDYILQNLQGSISVQLYVRGVCHQPLEYYVFIVDSTEAFRTLFRYFVDTPFERHYRFLIFLTKFSPGGYFYHLAEIFKLCYQFDIIDVSVVSDRGDLGFEIYIYHLFAAHLCRRYFPEPLITFDLDPENLQFEIFPNKLKNLFGCPFKVSARIYPPYFTFIGNKTNPEPEGDWDNISGIEGSLLKFLAETINFSIDLKPFPKERSFFKNNKSSGCFKQIKDRDVDIIVGGFVDSVEGRFGFSPTGQYHNSAFRYIVRGKNYLSSLDRLAKPFSKQTWILVAGFLVVTIVFTSVLKLVRLKIYQIIFGEENQNPVTNILAICLGYSVSRIPRRNFARFILLQMLILTLVLRNAYQGSLYDAFRMDKFAQIPSGLNDLNKWNYTILLPAESSESLMFPNERTIKTKTYGYEPRLQMLERLEGKYVTVAFQDSFIYYVERNLKHKIELLSIKEVIYNYQFVMYLPKHSIFLPTFNKKLRDLAAAGILTQLRLKFTRNDQFLSAFSRQQQQKKKPLNNKRLYAVYNICGVLLGISIVVFCLEILSVRFVRLKRMFG; encoded by the exons ATGGCACTTTATTTAATCCAAGAACATTTAAGCAACTTAACGTCGACAATTGTAATAGCTGAGCATAGTTCTATTCCAGAATATGAAAATACGAATGCCCAGCTGTTGGATTACATTCTTCAGAATTTACAGGGAAGTATATCGGTTCAACTTTACGTTCGCGGTGTATGCCATCAACCTTTGGAGTACTATGTATTCATTGTAGACTCTACAGAAGCCTTCCG GACACTCTTTCGTTACTTTGTGGACACTCCATTCGAAAGGCATTATCGTTTTCTAATATTTCTAACAAAATTTTCGCCAGGCGGATATTTTTATCATTTAGcagaaatttttaaactttgctATCAATTTGATATCATTGATGTGAGTGTCGTTTCGGATCGTGGAGATTTAGGCTTCGAAATTTATATCTATCATTTATTTGCGGCGCACCTGTGTCGCAGATATTTCCCGGAACCATTGATAACATTCGATCTTGACCCGGAAAATttgcaatttgaaatttttccaaataaacttaaaaacttGTTTGGTTGTCCATTTAAAGTATCGGCTCGTATTTATCCTCcatattttacatttattgGAAACAAAACTAATCCTGAGCCGGAAGGAGATTGGGACAATATTTCCGGTATTGAAGGAAGTTTGTTGAAATTTCTCGCTGAGACAATTAACTTTTCGATTGATTTGAAACCTTTTCCAAAAGAGAGAAGCTTTTTTAAGAATAACAAATCATCTGGTTGCTTTAAACAG ATAAAAGATCGTGATGTAGACATTATTGTTGGAGGTTTTGTTGATTCAGTAGAAGGTCGGTTCGGTTTTTCTCCAACTGGTCAGTACCACAATTCGGCATTCAGGTATATTGTCCGAGGAAAAAACTATTTAAGCTCCTTGGATCGCCTCGCGAAGCCATTTAGCAAGCAAACTTGGATTCTAGTGGCAGGTTTTCTGGTCGTTACAATTGTTTTTACATCTGTCCTGAAACTGGTTCGACTGAAAATTTATCAGATCATTTTCGGTGAAGAGAATCAAAATCCAGTGACTAATATCTTGGCAATTTGCCTTGGCTACTCGGTTAGCAGAATACCTCGCCGTAATTTTGCCAGATTCATTCTCCTACAAATGCTTATTCTCACCCTTGTGCTACGCAACGCTTATCAAGGCTCGCTTTATGATGCTTTTCGCATGGATAAATTTGCACAAATCCCATCGGGACTCAACGATCTCAATAAATGGAACTACACAATTTTACTTCCTGCAGAGTCCTCAGAGTCATTGATGTTTCCAAATGAACGTACAATAAAAaccaaaacttatggctacgaGCCAAGACTTCAAATGTTGGAAAGATTAGAAGGAAAATATGTTACGGTAGCTTTTCAGGATAGCTTCATTTACTATGTGGAGAGAAACTTGAaacacaaaattgaacttttgtcTATCAAAGAAGTCATTTACAATTATCAATTTGTTATGTATCTGCCGAAACATTCGATTTTTTTGCcaacttttaataaaaagttgAGAGATCTAGCTGCTGCAGGAATATTGACACAATTGAGATTGAAATTTACCCGGAATGATCAGTTTCTTTCAGCTTTTTCAAGACAACAGCAACAAAAGAAGAAACCATTGAATAATAAGCGTCTTTATGCTGTGTATAATATTTGTGGAGTATTACTAGGAATTTCAATAGTTGTATTTTGTTTGGAAATTCTTTCGGTTCGATTTGTAAGATTAAAAAGAATGTTTGGTTGA